Within the Limnothrix sp. FACHB-406 genome, the region CAAGTGCTGTACCAGGCCCAAACAGTCGGGCGTATGACGTTTTCTGATTCTGCATCTCAGGGCAATCCCTTGCTCAACCAAGCGACCTCGCTGTTTTCGCCCCGGGTGTTGCTGGTTGAAGACAGCCCGATCGACGTTCGCCTTGTGCAACTCATGCTGCGGAAGGCGGAGTTTTTGCTGTCGGGGGTTGATCTGGTGGCGGTGGGCACCTTGGCAGAGGCGCTGGTTTGCATTCGACAGCAGCGTTTTGATGTGACGTTGCTGGATTTGTCGTTGCCGGATTCGGTGGGGCTGGGGACGCTGCGCCAACTGCAGGCCGCTCAGCCCACGATTCCCGTGGTGGTGTTGACGGCAACGGGTGATGAGCAAGCGGGGGTTGATGCCCTGCGGTTGGGGGCCCAAGACTACTTAATTAAGGGGGAAATTTCGCCCACGCTGTTGGTGCGATCGATGCGCTATGCGATCGAACGGAAACAGGCGGAGTTGCGGCTAGCGGATTCCCAATCATTTTTGATGGATGTGTTGAACCTGTCGCCGGACGCGATCGCGGTGTTACAGGTGATGCGGGATGACCGGGATCGGGTGGTGAATTTCCAGTGGCGGTTGGTGAATCCGGCGGCGGAGCGGGCAACGGGCTGCTCGGCGGCGGTGCTGGCCCAGCGTAGTTTGCTGGCCCATGGCACGGATCCGGGAGCACGGGCGGCCGTGCCGTTTAGCGCGGAGCCGGTGGTGATGGGCGAGTCGGAAGTGGAGCAGGCGGCAAGGGCCAGCCAAGAGTTATTCACCTGGTTGCTGCCGGTGGTGACGGAGGAAGCCAACCAATCGCGCGAGGTGTTCGATCGGCGATTGAATAGTTGGTTTCGGGTGGATGCCTGCAAGTTGGGTGATGGTGTGCGGCTGATGTGTCGCAACATTACCCAATACAAGGCGATCGAACGAATGAAGGATGAATTTGTCTCGATCGTGAGCCACGAGTTACGCACCCCCTTCAGCTCTTTGCAGGGTGCAATTAAGCTTTTGGCCACGGGGCGTTGTGATTTGCAATCCATGCAAGGACAACAATTAATTGCGGTGGCCCTGCGAAGTGCAGAACGGCTGGGGCAAGCGATTGATGTGGTGTTGCGATTGGCCGATTTAGCCTCTACCGAAAGCCTGGCCAAACAACGCTGTTGGGTTCAAGATTTGGCCAATCGAGCCTACGATCGCGTGGTCAATCGATTACAAGCTCAAAATTTATCCATTACTTATTCAATTCCCAACGACTTAACCGTTTGGGCGGATCCCGATGCCATTTTAGATTTGTTCGATCGCATTTTAGATAATGCAATCAAGTTTTCATCCCCTGGCTCAGTCTTAGGATTTGCGGTCACCCTTTCGCCGCAGGATGTGATTTTTCATATCACTGACCATGGCTGCGGCATTCCTCCCACAGACCTAGAGCAAATCTTTGAACCCTTCTATCAAGTGGACTCCTCCGACTCCCGATCGCGCGGCGGACTGGGTGTTAGCTTAACCCTTTGTCGTCGGATTGTGGAGCAGCATGGCGGACAAATTTGGGTTACCAGTGAACTAGGAAAGGGCAGCACTTTCCATATTTCTTTACCTCAAAATTGGAGCGAGCTTCCGGAATCTCAAAATCCAGAAGCCAATCATCTTGCACCAGGTTCCCTTGACTGTACTAGTCTGGATCGAAGTAATAACATTGAAGGAATTATCCAAACCACTTACACCATTTCTCAAGAGCCAAGGCTATCGTCTTCCTAAGAAAAATTCAGAAATTTGATTAGCTATTGATATGATTCTTGGTTAAACCTTGATTAGTTTTCAGTCCACCGCGAATCTTACTGTTGTTGTGTTTCGTACCTCAACCCAACCTACTGGCTTGGTTAAATCTTAGTTGGTTCTTAGTCAATTTTTGGTTGATTTGATGAAGCATTTTGTCATTTTTTACATCAGCTCAATCAAGAATTTTAATCGAATTTTTTACTGTCAATCAAGAAATTTTGCACCAACCCTAGAGCCATTTCCAAGAGCCTTGGGTGATCGGCATCCAACCAATGAATGTTAGGGTCTGCCCGAAACCAAGTTCGCTGCCGTTTTGCAAATTGGCGAGTGTGAACAGCGGTTAACTGTTCTGCTTCTGTCCAAGTTATTTCGCCATTCATTGCTTGCAACACTTCGCGATAGCCCAAGGTTTGAAATAGGGGCAAATCTTGACCGTAAAGTTCCACTAACTGATGAACCTCCTCCACAAATCCTTGCTCAAACATCGAGCGAGTGCGCTGTTGAATTCGTTGCCATAACCGATCATTTTCATCTGGGGCTGATTTTTCTTTTCCGCGCTTTCTAGGTAGCTTACGAGAAGAATTTTGAGGATGAATTTGGGAACGATCGGGTTGTTCGATCGCCCTCTTTGAATCGTTTGAATCGGTAGTCGATCGCGAGTTAGCAATTAGGCCATCTAAACTTTTAGTACCGAGGCAGTCTAGACCAATCTGCAAAATTGGATAAGCGGGGGGAGCTTCCCCTTGCAAGCTAGAAATCGGCTGACCTGTGGCGTAAAAAACTTCCAGTGCTCGGATGGTTCGCACATCATCACGCTCATGGATTTGTTGGGCAGAAACAGGGTCAACAGTCAACAAAAGTTGGCGGCGATCGAGGCGAGTCAGTTGCTCCAATTGCGATCGCAAGATTGGTTGGGGTGGCACTTGGGGAATGCGTAACCCTCGAACCACAGACTTAATATAAAGTCCTGTTCCTCCAACCAATAGGGGAATTATTTGACGTTGATGATAATGATTAATCAGTTGATTTGCCTGGGTCTGAAACTCAGCAACCGTGAAGACCTCAACTGGATCACAAATATCAATTAACTCGTGGGGAACCACCGCGCGATCGCTCAACGATGGCTTAGCAGTTCCAATATCAAAATTGCGATAAATTTGGCGAGAATCTGCTCCCAAGATCACGGAGTTTAAAGACCGCGCTATCTCGATCGCTAAGGCAGACTTGCCCGAAGCTGTTGGCCCCACAATCACAATCAGCTTAGGCGTAAAATCCGCACCTTCTGAAGTTGAATTCAATGGGCGATCGAGGTAATGCTCATCCGCTGCCATGGTGAGTTCCGACATTTGCGTCGCCAATTCAGATGTTTAATCAATAGAGTCTCAAGATTATAGGTAATTTTGGGTCACAGCTTTTCAGCAAATTGATTTAGCGCAATCCATGACTCAATTCAAGAGATGGCTCGATCGAACTGAGTCAGCTCAACAGCAATCAATTACAGATCTCTTGGCATTGCACTAATTACCACCTGGAGAAACCAAAATCGGTGAATTGCCATTGGTAATGATTACCTTTGTATTTTTAGATTCCGCTAGACTTTGCATGGCTTCAATTTGCTTCAATTGAATGACCTGATTGGTCAAGCCCTGAGCAACCGTTCGATTGTAGTTGGCGATCGCCTGGGCCTCAATTTGTTTGCGTTGAGCCTCTTGACGAGTTTTTGACAGCACAAATTCCATTTGCTTGCTTTCTTGTTCGATTTTCAATTTCTGTTGAATTGCTGCTTGGACAGTTTCTGGCAATTTCACTTCTCGCAACAGAGCCGCTTCCACCACAAATCCCAAAGGCTCCAGTTGTTGCGCCAACTGTCGGCGCATTTCTTCAGCGATCATTGTCCGCTTGGTTGAATAAATAGACTCGGCTGGATGTAATGCAGTAATTGAGCGAACAATTGCCCGAAATCGAGACACGACAATTTCTGATTCACTAGTGCCAATGGTTCGATAAACCTGGGACACTTTTCGCGGATCAATTCGATATTGGAGGCTAACATTCAAATCAAAAATCAAACCTTCTTGGGATGTTGCTTCAATACCTTCTTGAATATTTTTTAAGCGTGTCGAAAACATCACCACTCGCGAAAAGGGTGTGTTGAAATGCAACCCAGGTAACAATGGACTTTCTTCCACATTACCCAAGGAATCGCGCACACCAACGCTTCCCGTCGGCACATTTGCAACGAAACGACTAATGACATAGAGCGCCACAAAAACTGCCACAAAACCACCGCCGCCCCGTACGGCCCATCGAATAGGCAATGGGACAGGTAAATCATCACTTTTCAAAGCAGCAAAGGCTGCACCACCACCAATCAATAGCATTAGAAAAAACGTAAACATAGATCCGCCTAAAGCACTAGTACTGCCATTGAATATTAAAGTTCAAGCCTAATCAAAAGCCTGAACGACCAGCTTTTAAGCTGTGATTAAACTGCCCCATAGGCGACATTATAGACAGCGATTTATAAGTTGTGGAGATGGGCAATTTATTTTACGAGAAAGTAAAAATACGCAAAATTTATTTAAGATTTGATTTTGAGGTCAGTTTAAATTGCAGCGTAAACCCCCAATGATTAGCCACCAAAAACACTAAGACTATTCAAAATCTGTTTTAGATTTATAGGTTCTCTTGAAAGTCAATCACAAAAAAGAGACGAAAGTTCTCTGCTTTCACTCATCAATGAAACCAGAAAAATATCAATGTTTGATTTTCCAAAATGCCCTTAATCGTCAGCTCGGATTTTAAATATTTTTTAAAATATCTTAAAAAACAAAATCCAGAGATTGCACCCGCCAAGTCGGTTCTCCCTTTCCCTTGGCTGAATAAGTTAGCCAGATGCCTTTCAGGAATTCGCGAAAGTAAAAACGTCGTTCGGCTTCGGATAGATCTTGCCAAAATTCTGGAATTGACACCGATCGGGAAATCATCGATAAGCTGGCAGGGGGCAATTGCGAGAGTCGATCTTGCAAAGTTCCCATTTCGACCCGAATTTGATAGGAACGAATTTGCAATGTATTTTCATCTAGAATTCCATTTTCCTTAAGCTGAATAAGCTGGGCTAGGCGTGCTTCCTGGGCTTGAAGTTGTTGTTGAATTTGGGACTTTAATTGCTCAATATTGGGCAACTGCGCTTGACTCACTCGTTGTGGCAATTCTCGGCAAATGCGCTGAATTGTTTTCTTCAGAACCTGGTTATAGTCCGCTAATGGGCATCGATCGGGAGCTGATGGGCCTTTTCCGCAAGGATTGGGGCGCAAGTAAAGATAGTTGGGGGTTTTGGATCCCCGCGATCGCGTGGAAGTTATGGCTAATTTTGCTTGGCATTGGGCACAGCTCACTAACCCCGCCAAGGAACGCGCGGCGCTGGCCGTTTTGGGAGCTAAGGTCTGATTACGTCGCAAGAGCCGATCGACCTGGGCCGCCTCTTCGCGAGAGACCAGCGGGGGGTGCGTATTCAAAATCACATCACCATTTTTATAGGCTAGATCGCCTCGATAAGCAGGATTAGTCAGCCAATTACGACCCGTTGAAATTGAAATTTTCTTTTGATGTTTTTGGTTAATAAACCGCACGGCTCCTCGCAAGGAACCATAGAGCAAAAAGTTTTCAAAAAAATCTTTTACGATACTGGCCGCCGCTCGATCGATCACATACCGATCTTTGCCCCGTCGATAGCCAAAGGGAGCACGCCCCGGCGGCGGCAAGGCTGCTAATCGATTACGGGCGTGGCCTTTTTGAATGGCCTGTCGGTGCTGGTCTTGGTTCAGTTCCTGAAGCCATTGCAACTGTTGAATCCAGTTAGGATCGATTCCCTTGGGGAGGTCACCCTGCATCACCCGCAGCGCCACTTTGGCATGTTCTAACTGATTCAAAACATGGAGAATGGAATCGATCGAGTCGCCCAAGTCGCGAATTTGTCGGATGAGAAGCGTGTGAATTGCTCCCTGATTCACCAACTGCATGAGCTGCCCCAACGCCTGCCGATCGCCCAAGTCCACATACAGGTTTTGCACATCAATTTCCCAATTGATCGGCTCTGTCACCGATTCCAAAATGGGGTCATGATAAATATAGGCAACCGTTTGAGTCATCGCGTCTGGCTCATTGCACTTGATTCATCGCGCTTGGTTCATTGCGTTTGCGTTACCGTGTTTGCATCACCACTTTGTTTGCATTCCCACTTTGTTTGAATCACCACGTTTGAATCATTGAGCGTTCATCAACAGTTCAATCAGTCACCTTTTCAGACCCTTCATGATTAGATTCAAGGCTCGGTGGGGAGGACAATAAACCCAAAGCATTTAAATCCGCATGGGACTCTGACTTAAGTGATCGCGCCTGATCTTGCATCTTTTTGAAAATATTGAAAAACCCATTAGCCCGCGAAGGAGTCAGGCTAGCATTGAGTTTTGTTTGTTGAATGAAATCTGGCTTCAAAGCAATGATCACATCCGGCGCTAGACCATTCAATCCTTCCACTAAAAATGCCACCAAGCCTTTCACTAGTTGGGAATCAGAATCCCCCCGATACCAAACTTTGCCATCGGTGAGTGCTGAAGCCACATACACCTGCGAAGTGCAGCCATGAACCTTATTTTCAGGGCTACGATCCGCTTCATCTAGCTCAGGAAGCCGCTTCGAAAACCAGATGAGTTGCTCGTAACCTTGCTTAGGATTGGTAACTCGGGAAAATCGCTGAACTAATTTAGCCAAGGATTCCGGCAGGGCAGAGGTGGGAACAGTCATGGGCAGAAGCGCGAGTTGAATGAGCTTTTTTTGGAAAAACTATTTCTAGTTTACCATTTTGCCGAAATGACTTCAGCGCAGGTTCTCGGATTGAATGTTTCGCCTTTGGGGATTAGCGATTAAACATTGGCCACTGCTCGATCGAGTCCGTAGACCGCACCAAATGCATTCCCGCTGAAGCAAAGTCTTGGAAGGTTTGATCGGCCAATTCCGTGAAGTCAATTACCCCAGGAACCACCACGGGCGACATGCAATCTTCCAGCAAATAGACTCGATCGACAAATTCCGGCTTTTGCGTTTGAATCTCCCGCAAAAAGTCAGCCACTGTCCAAGCCACACAATGACTCTTTGCTTGCCCAGCAATAATCACCGCGTCAAATTCAAAAAGATGCTGAATCAAAGCCTGATTCTTTTGGGCGATCGGTTGTTGATGTTCATCACTCAGAATTTCAGGGCTGAGAATCGAATAGTTTTCCGTTAGGGGATGACCACCTTTCAGCTCAAATCGTGTTGAAATTTGCCGCGCAATGGCATGGGTAAAACAGGCGGCTTCAACGGCCGAAACCATTGCATGACCAATACCACCCAGCATGGAATGGTAGGGCCAAATGGTCAGGGGATATTTACCTAAATCTTCCAGGGTTTTGGTGTAGTGGGCGGCGTAGGTGGCCAAGTTGCCATGTACCTTCCCGGCTTCTGGAGAGCGATCGGGCGATGCCCCTTGGCCAAGGGAATCAGGCAGAAGCTGGAAACTGGCTTGCAATTGGGGATTGGGTCGCCAACGGCCGGTTTTGACCGCTTCCCAGTCAATGTTAGTCAAGGGGGCAGGATGGTTTCCTGCGGCATCGACCCAAAAGATTGGATGGAAAATCTGAGCCATCCCATGGGTGTCCAATGTGGGGATGAGTTCCGTGAGGAAGCTCAAATTTCGGTAAATAAATTGACATAGGCGGACATTATCTTCGACTGCCCCTTGCCCCGATCGCCCGCCCACGAACAACTCAAAATCAGGGATGCAGAACGTATTTTGCACATCAATCATTAACAGGGCAATCCGTCGCGAATCCTCCTGTGCCGGTGTAATTTGATGTGCCTTCGCCCATTGTTGAGCTGCGGTGGCCAGTTGGGCATAGGGTACACGCCAAACTTCGCCAACGCGATCGCCCTCAAACCAGTCAGGAATCGGTAATGATAAGGACATCAAGCAATTTTCTCCAATGTGAAAAGTCTGTATTCAAATGGTTCAAAAATGAATGCCAGATTATTCGGATAGTCTGATTTTTCCTCAGAATGAATAAACAGAAGGGATTGGTTGCTTAGCCTCAGCAGCAGCGATCGCTCAAGGCTCTCTCGCAGACGAGCTTCTTATGTTGTTAAACAGCCCCCAGCATCATTCACTCGTGTCAACTTACCCAAGCCCAGCGGCCACTACACTAACAACCGCTGAGGCAGCCAATTGTCCTGGCGCAATGGAGGGGCAACCGGGAACAGTCATGACATCGGCCGTGAATTTCAAGCGTTTATCGGTCATTGCGATCCTGCTTTGGGCCGGGGCTGCGGCCTTGGTGGTCATGCGGCCTCGCAACGAGACCCTCAGCCGTCTTGCGGAGCAGTTGGCCAGCGGCCATTGGCAAACGGCCAATGTCTTGACTTGGCAAATTTTGGCTCCTAATGCTCAGGTGGACAGCCTGATGCAGACGGACTGTGATTTGCTGCTGGAAGTCGATCGCCTCTGGAGCGACTATAGCGACGGTCAGTTGGGATTGCGCACCCAATCTCGTCTGGCCACCATAGCCGCTCCCACGAGCCTAGCCCAGGAGTGGGCGGCCCAGGAGGCTCCCGCACCCCTGCCTCCGCCCGGCAGCCTACCCAATGCGGCCAGTACCCACCAAGGCCCGGGATTGGCCGACCTGACAGCCCTGGCGATCGCCCGTTTTGAGCAATGCAAGCGCTAGAGCGACAGCTTCCGCCAAAGCATGATTGTGATGGATGGTTTTGGAGCAACCCCGTTACCCACTTTTGAACACAAACGGGTTGTGGCCAAGGATTGCAGATGGCTCGACCCCGATTGCCTGATCTGTTACGGTTGGTGCGATCGTTTGGTCGATCAGTCTCTTAACCTATGGCCTTGCGATATCTAGCCTTGCAATTTCTATCTTTGCAATTTCCAGCGCTTAGACCTCCAGCTTTGAGATCTTTGACCTTCAGATCTCCAGCCTTTAGATCCCCAGTCTTTAGATCCCCCATCTCAAAGCCTGAATTGAACCATCAGAACCGTGACTTGAAGCCTGTATTCAGGCATTGCGCGGATCTCCATTGGTGGTGGTTGCTGGGATCGCTGGCGAGCTTGGGCTGTTTGGGCGGTGGGGCTGTGGCGGCCATCGCCCAAACTCCCCCTTTGCCCCGTCCCGATCGCCTGCCGGATTCGATCACCATTCCGGAGCCAGACCAACCCCCGCCCACTTTGCAGCCGCCCCCGATCGAGCAGCCCGCCTCACCCTCTGACCTGCCGCCGATTCCCGGTCAAATTGTTGTGAAGGCCTTTCGGGTCACGGGCAGCACGATTTTTACAGATAGTGAATTTGCGACCCTGCTGCGGCCCTACACCAATCGCCCTCTCACCTTTGCGGAGTTGCTGGAAGCGCGATCGGCGGTGACGCAGCAATATGTCAACAAAGGGTACAAGACCTCTGGAGCCTTTTTGCCGCCCCAGGAAATTGATCCGGCCCAGGGCATTGTGGAAATTCGGGTGCTGGAAGGCCGGCTAGAGGCGATCGAGGTGCAGGGGTTACGGCGACTGCGCCCCAGCTACGTGCAACGGCGCATTGAACGGGCCACCCAGCCGCCGCTTCAGGTCGATCGCCTGCTGACCGCTCTGCAACTATTGCAGGCTGACCCGCTCATTGAGACCGTTTCCGCAGAACTTTCGGCAGGAACCGAGCCGGGCACGAACCTGCTGCGGATCACCCTCACGGAAGCCGACAGCCTCCATGGCGATCTATCGGTGGATAATGGGCGATCGCCCAGCGTGGGCACAGTCCGGCGACGCGCCACCATCACCCAAGCCAACCTGCTGGGGCTAGGCGATGGCATCAGCCTCAGCTACACCAATACCGACGGCAGCGACTCGATCGAAGCCAGTTACACCATCCCGATCGACAGCCGCAACAGCACGATCGGGGCCCGTTTCCAATGGACCGGCAGCAGCATCGTTGAAGATCCCTTCGGCCCCCTCGACATCCAAGCCGACTCTTACCAATACGAACTGACCTATCGCCGCCCCCTGGTGCAGCAGCCCAACTATGAAGTCGTCACGGGCTTGACCCTCTCGCACCTAGACAGCCAAACCAGCCTGCTCGGCATTGACTTTCCCCTTTCCCCGGGAGCCGATGACCAAGGGCAAACCAGCGTCACTGCCCTGCGGTGGTTTCACGAGTGGACCAGTCGCAGCGAAAGCTACGTTTTGGCCTTGCGATCGCAACTGAGTTTGGGACTGGATGCCCTTGACT harbors:
- a CDS encoding prohibitin family protein → MFTFFLMLLIGGGAAFAALKSDDLPVPLPIRWAVRGGGGFVAVFVALYVISRFVANVPTGSVGVRDSLGNVEESPLLPGLHFNTPFSRVVMFSTRLKNIQEGIEATSQEGLIFDLNVSLQYRIDPRKVSQVYRTIGTSESEIVVSRFRAIVRSITALHPAESIYSTKRTMIAEEMRRQLAQQLEPLGFVVEAALLREVKLPETVQAAIQQKLKIEQESKQMEFVLSKTRQEAQRKQIEAQAIANYNRTVAQGLTNQVIQLKQIEAMQSLAESKNTKVIITNGNSPILVSPGGN
- a CDS encoding isochorismatase, with amino-acid sequence MSLSLPIPDWFEGDRVGEVWRVPYAQLATAAQQWAKAHQITPAQEDSRRIALLMIDVQNTFCIPDFELFVGGRSGQGAVEDNVRLCQFIYRNLSFLTELIPTLDTHGMAQIFHPIFWVDAAGNHPAPLTNIDWEAVKTGRWRPNPQLQASFQLLPDSLGQGASPDRSPEAGKVHGNLATYAAHYTKTLEDLGKYPLTIWPYHSMLGGIGHAMVSAVEAACFTHAIARQISTRFELKGGHPLTENYSILSPEILSDEHQQPIAQKNQALIQHLFEFDAVIIAGQAKSHCVAWTVADFLREIQTQKPEFVDRVYLLEDCMSPVVVPGVIDFTELADQTFQDFASAGMHLVRSTDSIEQWPMFNR
- a CDS encoding ATP-binding protein: MTFSDSASQGNPLLNQATSLFSPRVLLVEDSPIDVRLVQLMLRKAEFLLSGVDLVAVGTLAEALVCIRQQRFDVTLLDLSLPDSVGLGTLRQLQAAQPTIPVVVLTATGDEQAGVDALRLGAQDYLIKGEISPTLLVRSMRYAIERKQAELRLADSQSFLMDVLNLSPDAIAVLQVMRDDRDRVVNFQWRLVNPAAERATGCSAAVLAQRSLLAHGTDPGARAAVPFSAEPVVMGESEVEQAARASQELFTWLLPVVTEEANQSREVFDRRLNSWFRVDACKLGDGVRLMCRNITQYKAIERMKDEFVSIVSHELRTPFSSLQGAIKLLATGRCDLQSMQGQQLIAVALRSAERLGQAIDVVLRLADLASTESLAKQRCWVQDLANRAYDRVVNRLQAQNLSITYSIPNDLTVWADPDAILDLFDRILDNAIKFSSPGSVLGFAVTLSPQDVIFHITDHGCGIPPTDLEQIFEPFYQVDSSDSRSRGGLGVSLTLCRRIVEQHGGQIWVTSELGKGSTFHISLPQNWSELPESQNPEANHLAPGSLDCTSLDRSNNIEGIIQTTYTISQEPRLSSS
- a CDS encoding ShlB/FhaC/HecB family hemolysin secretion/activation protein, encoding MKPVFRHCADLHWWWLLGSLASLGCLGGGAVAAIAQTPPLPRPDRLPDSITIPEPDQPPPTLQPPPIEQPASPSDLPPIPGQIVVKAFRVTGSTIFTDSEFATLLRPYTNRPLTFAELLEARSAVTQQYVNKGYKTSGAFLPPQEIDPAQGIVEIRVLEGRLEAIEVQGLRRLRPSYVQRRIERATQPPLQVDRLLTALQLLQADPLIETVSAELSAGTEPGTNLLRITLTEADSLHGDLSVDNGRSPSVGTVRRRATITQANLLGLGDGISLSYTNTDGSDSIEASYTIPIDSRNSTIGARFQWTGSSIVEDPFGPLDIQADSYQYELTYRRPLVQQPNYEVVTGLTLSHLDSQTSLLGIDFPLSPGADDQGQTSVTALRWFHEWTSRSESYVLALRSQLSLGLDALDSTINRESPDSQFLAWRGQAQWVRQFAPDTLLLVRGEAQWADRPLLPVEQFGLGGFESVRGYRQDLLLTDGGLFGSAELRLPLFRAPKIKGVMQIVPFLDVGTGWNRGDRPDPDPQTLVGLGLGLRWQQGDRFTARLDYAIPLVEVDNPDQDTWQENGLYFSVQWRAF
- the miaA gene encoding tRNA (adenosine(37)-N6)-dimethylallyltransferase MiaA; amino-acid sequence: MATQMSELTMAADEHYLDRPLNSTSEGADFTPKLIVIVGPTASGKSALAIEIARSLNSVILGADSRQIYRNFDIGTAKPSLSDRAVVPHELIDICDPVEVFTVAEFQTQANQLINHYHQRQIIPLLVGGTGLYIKSVVRGLRIPQVPPQPILRSQLEQLTRLDRRQLLLTVDPVSAQQIHERDDVRTIRALEVFYATGQPISSLQGEAPPAYPILQIGLDCLGTKSLDGLIANSRSTTDSNDSKRAIEQPDRSQIHPQNSSRKLPRKRGKEKSAPDENDRLWQRIQQRTRSMFEQGFVEEVHQLVELYGQDLPLFQTLGYREVLQAMNGEITWTEAEQLTAVHTRQFAKRQRTWFRADPNIHWLDADHPRLLEMALGLVQNFLIDSKKFD
- a CDS encoding recombinase family protein, translating into MTQTVAYIYHDPILESVTEPINWEIDVQNLYVDLGDRQALGQLMQLVNQGAIHTLLIRQIRDLGDSIDSILHVLNQLEHAKVALRVMQGDLPKGIDPNWIQQLQWLQELNQDQHRQAIQKGHARNRLAALPPPGRAPFGYRRGKDRYVIDRAAASIVKDFFENFLLYGSLRGAVRFINQKHQKKISISTGRNWLTNPAYRGDLAYKNGDVILNTHPPLVSREEAAQVDRLLRRNQTLAPKTASAARSLAGLVSCAQCQAKLAITSTRSRGSKTPNYLYLRPNPCGKGPSAPDRCPLADYNQVLKKTIQRICRELPQRVSQAQLPNIEQLKSQIQQQLQAQEARLAQLIQLKENGILDENTLQIRSYQIRVEMGTLQDRLSQLPPASLSMISRSVSIPEFWQDLSEAERRFYFREFLKGIWLTYSAKGKGEPTWRVQSLDFVF